A part of Candidatus Zixiibacteriota bacterium genomic DNA contains:
- a CDS encoding CopG family transcriptional regulator, translating into MTGEKEKKDTYELMKILHGEPNPPWSDGIDSDPVEHNDGLGIIRWLLKHDPFVKKWKLIRKPGSKRKQYTMRFTPKAADVLEEMAKEEGVSVSEFIRRAINFYQVKTEATKCNKLIMLQSVDGSLEIVPL; encoded by the coding sequence ATGACAGGAGAAAAAGAAAAAAAAGATACTTATGAACTGATGAAGATCTTGCACGGCGAGCCAAACCCCCCATGGAGCGACGGCATCGATTCTGATCCGGTCGAGCACAACGATGGACTCGGCATCATCAGATGGCTGTTGAAGCACGATCCTTTCGTCAAAAAATGGAAGCTCATCCGCAAACCGGGTAGCAAACGTAAGCAGTATACAATGCGCTTCACTCCGAAAGCGGCAGATGTGCTTGAGGAGATGGCAAAGGAAGAAGGAGTTTCCGTATCCGAATTCATCAGGAGAGCGATAAACTTCTATCAGGTAAAGACGGAAGCGACGAAGTGCAACAAGCTCATTATGCTCCAAAGCGTAGACGGGTCGCTTGAGATTGTACCGTTGTGA
- a CDS encoding DUF4325 domain-containing protein, which produces MSGEEVTTIEMKDAVSRNLALRHSADRLFDYIDSLKNTDVVLDFDAVHTASRSFMHQFLRRLRNDNHNIHCINMSDNVKKMLDIVK; this is translated from the coding sequence ATGAGCGGTGAAGAAGTCACAACAATAGAAATGAAAGATGCAGTGTCTCGCAATTTGGCATTGAGGCATTCTGCTGATAGATTATTTGATTACATTGATTCATTAAAAAATACTGACGTGGTTCTCGATTTCGATGCCGTACATACTGCGAGTCGATCTTTCATGCACCAATTTCTGCGCAGATTAAGAAATGATAATCATAATATTCATTGCATCAATATGTCAGATAATGTAAAAAAGATGCTTGATATAGTTAAGTAG